The genomic region GTAGAAATCGCGCGGCGTCGAGATCGAATCGGACGGGATCTCGGGGAAGAGTTCGCGGATAGCCTCGCGCGCACGGTGCGTATCGGGCGCGAAGGTCTGGCTGCCGAGCTCGAGAACCGACTTCCGGCCGGCGAGAAAACCCTGTAGCTGCATCTGTCGCATCAGACGCAGAGCCTGGACCCCAATGCCCATCGAGGTGACCACCACTGCCGCTGCGCGTGCCGTCGGGTGACGCACGCTTCTGGCGGACCGTAGAGCCGGAGCGCGTGGCCAGGCAATCCCGCTTGCCCGCTCGAAACCATCCTTGCCGCGGACTCGAACGCACGGGTCATGCTCAACGGCCCCGGCCCACGCCAAGTGGCCGTGCGCCCAGGGGCGCGATATAGAAGCGCCATGCTGGCTCGGACCGCACCGTCATCGGCGTTCTACCATTGCGATTCCGCGCATCCCCAGAGGCTGCAACGCGCGCTGGCCGACCTTGCAAAGGGCTTTGCGCGCTGGCGGCTTGCGCTGTCGCTCGCAAGGCTCGACATCCGCAACCGCTATCGCGGCTCGGTGCTCGGCCCGTTTTGGCTGACGCTGTCCACCGCGATCATGGTGTGCGGCATCGGGCTGCTCTACTCCCAGCTTTTCCAGATGCCACTCTCGGCCTATCTGCCTTTCCTGACGGTCAGCCTGCTCATCTGGAACATGATCGCGCAGACCGTGTCGGACGCCTGCACCAGCCTGGTTTCGGCCGAGGCCATCATTCGGCAAATGCCACTGCCGTATACAGTGCATGTGCTGCGTTTCCTTCTGCGCAACGCGCTCATCGCCGCGCACAACCTGCCGCTCATTCTGATCGTCTTCCTGCTGTTCGGCGTGCTGCCGGGTTGGACCGCGCTGATGGCTCTGGTGGGGCTCGGGCTGATCGCGGTCAACGCGTTTGCCATCGGTATGTTCCTCGGCATGATCTGCGCACGCTTCCGCGACGTGCAGCAGATCGTGGCGAGCGTGATGCAGCTCGCCTTCTTCCTCTCGCCGGTGCTGTGGAAGCCGGAGCTGCTGAACGAGTTGCAGGTGCTGCTTCCGCTCAACCCCTTCTACGTGCTGATGCAGACTGTGCGGGGGCCGTTGCTGGAGAACGGCGCGCCGCCGCTGATCTGGGCGTGTGCGGTGCTCTACACCATCCTCACTTCGGCGATCGCCTTCGGCTTTTTCGCCCGGTTCCGGGCCCGAATCGCTTTCTGGGTGTGAGCCGTGCCGCATATCGAGGCCCAGGGCCTCAGCATCAACTTCCCGCTCTATCATCTCGGCGCCAGGTCGCTGAAAAAGCGGCTGATGGCTGCCGCCTCGATCCGCTTGCGCGAGGATGACAGCCACCGGATCGTCGTCGTCGCCCTGCGCGATCTTTCCTTTCGGATCAATGCCGGCGAGCGGGTCGCGCTTGTCGGCAGCAACGGGGCGGGCAAGACGACGCTGCTGCGCACGCTGGCCGGCACCTACGAACCGGTCGCCGGCAGGCTCGAGGTCGAAGGCACGATCGGCGCGTTGCTTGATCCTTCAGCAGGAATGGATCCGGACGCGACGGGCCGCGAAAACATCGTGCTTCGCGGGCTGTTCCTTGGCCTGTCGGATGCCGAGTGCAAGGCGCTGGTGGAGGAGGCTGGCCGGTTCAGCGGGCTCAACGAGTTCCTCGACGTGCCAATCCGCACCTATTCCGCCGGCATGAGCATCCGCCTCTCCTTCGCGGTGGCCACGCTCATGTCGCCTCAGATCCTGCTGATGGACGAGTGGTTCCTGGCAGGGGACGCGGACTTCATGGCGCGTGCCTCGGAGCGACTGGAGAAGCTTGTGGTCGGAGCGGACATCCTGGTGCTCGCGACGCATGACATGGCCATCGTCCGCCGATGGTGTACGCGGGTAATCAGACTCGCCAGCGGGCGGATCGAGGCGGACGGGACGGTCGAGGAGGTCCTGGGTCCGGCGTAAAAGAACGCTGGTGTGGAAGGGCTCCCGCCTTGCCTAATGGGTCGAAGGCACGTTCGGCCTCGTTGCACGGCGCCACAGGGCTCCGGAGCGAGGCCGGAACCCGATGCTCAGCGCGTCTCAAGGGCCACCGACGCCAGGACTCAACAGCAGGAGCGGCCGGGTGAAGCGGAAGGGGCCCCGGATCGCGGAGCACGCCGCCGACGGCTGCCATAACACGACAGGCCTTTCTAGCCTCCTGCGCCTTGGCAGCCCTCGCCGCGGACGTGCTGCTCGTCTCGCGGGTCATTGACAGAATTGGTCATCCTCGATCCGGTCTCTCCAGGGCGCCGTGGCGCCGCCCCTCGCGGTCGGTACGCGGGTAGGGGAGCCGTAGCGACGACAGGTTCAACGGGAAAATGATGCCTATCGACGAACCCATGCCTTCGGTTCCCACTCCCTCCGCCAGCTCTTGACAAACGCTGTGGCGCATCCCGGGCCTCCGGGCGGCCGATCCGGCGGGAGGGGCGAGGGGCGCACGCCTCCGTCGCATCCTCGAACTAGGTCAACGGTCCCGGTGTCCCGCCCGCCGGGCCCGCCGAGTGAGGCATCGCCCCTGGCGATCCGGTCCTCGTGAGGATGGCCATGCTCGACCGGGTGCACGATGCGCACTCCGCCACCACCAGCGGCACCTGACCAATCCCGCCTGAAACGATCAAACGGTCGCCGTGACCTTCCGTCGCGCGCCATCCTGCCGACAAGGGGCCCCGGCATCCCGAGGCATGCCCCCTTGAGCGCACCGCGCTGCCGAAAGCGCCGCGGTGGCCTCAGGACCAGGTGTCCCTTTCGGCCACGGCGGCTTGCCCGCTACATCAGCCGCGGCAGGGCGAGGCTGAGCGAGGGAATGTACAGGATCACGCCCAAGCGCAGGATGTCGGCAAGCCAGAACGGGGTTACGCCGCGATAGATCGTGCGGAGCGAGACGTCAGGCAGAAGGCCGCGCAACACGAAGACGTTCATGCCGACCGGCGGCGTGAGCAGGCTGATCTCGGTCGCGACGACGACGACGATGCCGAACCAGATCAGCACCGAATCGGGATCGAGGCCGAACTCGAGCACCTGAACGAGCGGATAGAACACGGGCACAGTGAGCAGGATCATGCTCAGGCTCTCGAGCGCGCAGCCGAGCACAAGGTAGATCGCGGCAATCACCGTCACCACCGACCACGGCCCGAGTCCAGACCGTTCGACGATCTCTCGCAAAAGATCGGGAAAGCCGGCGACATTGACGAGGTTGCCGAAGACGAGCGCGCCGATGATGACGGTGAACAGCATCGCGGTGGTGCGCCCGCTCTCGACCAGAGCCTCCAGGAGCTCCCGGGCCCGAAGCGCGCGACGCGCGAGCGCCATCCCGAGCGCGACCATGGCACCGATGCCGGCCGCCTCGGTGGGCGTGAACACGCCGAGATAGATTCCGCCCAGGATCACTGCGAACAGTCCGAGCGTGGGGGCAACACCGCGCAATGCGCGTAGTCTCTCCTTCAGCGGATGTCGTTCCCCCGGCGGCCCGAGCGATCGACTGATCGCGGTCGCGACCGCAGCCGCTCCGACATACATCGCAATGCCGAGAAGCCCCGGCAGAATGCCGGCAATGAACAGCTTGCCGATGTCCGACTGGGTCAGCAGGCCGTAGATCACCATGATCACGCTCGGGGGGATCAGGATCCCGAGCGTGCCACCCGCGGCGACCGCGCCGGCGGCGAAGCCGGGAGCGTAGCCGTAGCGTCGCATCTCCGGCATCGCCACCTTGGCCATGGTGGCGGCCGTGGCGAGAGACGATCCGGAAACCGCGGAAAATCCGCCTGCGGCGAGGATCGTCGCCATCGCAAGCCCGCCGCGGCGATGGCCAAGCACGGCATAGGCAGCGCCAAAGAGTTCGCGGGAGACGCCGGCGCGCGTCAGCAGATTGCCCATCACGATGAACAGCGGCAGCACGGAGAGGGTGTAGGAGCGCGCTGCCTCGAACACAGTTGTGCCCAGCATTGCAAACGCCGCCCGCCAGCTCACAAGCTCGGCGAAGCCGACGAGGCCGACCGCGAGCATGGCGCAGCCGATCGGCATGCGCAGGAAGATCAGGGCGAACAGAACCCCGAAGGCGGTCCACATCTCGCCGATCACGCCGACGCCTCAGCCGGTCCGTACGCTGGAGCGTTCCCGTAACGAAACCCCTGCCAGGATCACCATCGCGGCCGCAGCGAGAGCCGTGAAGGCGGCCATCAGGAACGCTACCGGCGCGAGCGGGATGGCGAGAAGGTTGGTCGTGGCATGCTCAAGAGCGAGGCGTTCGCCCCGAAGCCAGAGCTGCCAGGCGAGCACGGCAAGCACGGCCCCCGCCGCTGCCTCGGTGACGGCGCGCTGCAGCGCAACGAGCCGCGGCGGCAGCAGATGATCCAGCACATCCACCACGACATGCTCCCGCCCGAGTGTGGCGAGCGGCAGGGCGGCGAAGACCGTGATGGCGAGCAGAAGCCCGACCAGCTCGTAGGAGCCTGGCAGCGGCGCGTTGAGCAGATACCGCCCGATCACGTCGAGCGCCGTCACCACGGCCATGGCGGCGAGCGCGAGAGCGACGAGAAGCCCCGCTGCCAAGCGGCCAGGTCCCACCACGCGCTCGGCGGAGGAACGAGCCGTCACGCTGGCGGGCGCACACCGGTCGCGGCGCGGATCTCGGCAAGCAGCGCCGCGCCGTCGACTCCGCGCCCGCGCGCAGCTTCGACCCAGCGTGATTCGAGCGCGGCGGAGGCCCGTCTGACCGCGCGCACAAGCGCCTCGCTTCCTTCGACGATGGTGATCCCGGCGGCCCGCATCTGCTCGATCGCTGCCCGGTCCGCGGCGTTCCACGCCTTGCCGATCAGCCGAGCGAAGGCTTCGCCGGAGACGGTACTGATCGCCTCGCGATCGCGCGGCGCGATGGCATTCCACTTCGCCTCGTTGATCACGAAGAACCAGGATGTGTTGTAGATCCCGCCCGGCAGAGTGGTGGTGAAGCGCACGTGTTCGGTGAGACGGAACGAGGTGATCGCCTCGTAGGTGATGGTCACGCCATCGACCACGCCGCGGCTCAGCATCTCGAAGATCTGGCCGGCCGGAGCCTGGACCGGGACCCCGCCGAGCGCCTGAATGAGGTCGGACGCGTGCCCGCCCGGAACACGGAACCTGAGACCGGTGAGATCACCGGGCTGCATGACCGGCCGTGGTTTCGTGTGGATGTTGCCGGGCCCATGGGTGAAGAGGCCGAGAACGTGCACGCCGCGATGCTCGTCGGCCTTACGCAGTGTCCTTTCGAAGGCGTTCCAGTACGCCACCGAAAGCGTCTCGGCATCGTCGCCCAGGAAGCTGAACTCGAAGGCGCGCTGCAACAGGAAGCGATCGCCTGGGATGAAGCTATGGAGGCTGTAGCCGAGATCCGCGACGCCATCGCGCACAAGGTCGAAATGCGCGGGCGGGCCACCGAGCGGCTGGGCAAGAAGCCGCACCGTGACGCGCCCGTCCGTGACCTGGCGGACCTGCTCCATCCAGGGGCGGAAGGCATTCTCGACGATCGGGTGGCGCGGCGGAAGCCAAGAGGAGAAGGAGAGGGTGACGCCCTGTGCTGCGAGAGGGCGGGCGATCGAGAACAGCGGCAGGGCGCCGATCGCGCCGAGGAGCATGCGGCGAGGGGTGCGGCCTTGCATGGACATCCTCCCTTCTGTGGTTACAAATGAAAATGTCAGTCCGGCACCGCCCGGTCAAGCCTCGCCGTGTCCAGGGCCTCCGCGCGCGCCGCGATCCGCCCGAGCATCGCGCTGAGCGCGGCGCGGTCAGCCGGCCCGAGCACCGCCATCAGGTCGGCCTCCAGGCGCCGGGCAAAGGGCACGATCTGCTCGTAGACACGCCGCCCTTTGGCGGTGAAGGCGAGCAGCCCGAGGCGGCGATCGGCCGGGTGCGGGCCGCGACGCACCAAGTCCTTCGCGAGCAGCGACGCGACGGCGCGGCTGACCTTGACCTTGTCCATCGCCGTCCGCTCCGCGATCGCAGTCGCCGCGACCGGGGCATAGCGGCCGATCACCGCGAGGCAGCGCCATTCCGGGATCGAAAGGCCGAACCTCTCCGCATAGAAGTGGGCGAACAGGCGGCTGACCTTGTTCGCCGTCACGGAGAGCTCATAGGGAAGGAAACGCTCGAGCAGGAATGGGGCGGTCTCGTCGCCCGCCTGCCCGGCGTCCTCCGGCTCGCGTCTTGACAACCGTTGCATCTGAAACAGTATGTTGGAAACGCGAACGTGACGCAAGGCGGCCGGGCGAAAGCGGGCATGGCAGGCCGGTCGCAGGGAGGGTTGCGATGAAGCACTACATCCGGTTTCCCCGCATGGAGGGGCAGACGAGCCGCCAGGCGCATGCCGATCTCCCGGCGGGCACGTTCGAGCGCGAGCTCGGCAAGGAGGGGTTCTTCGGCCCGGCGACGCACATGTACCACCGCCATCCGCCGACCGGCTGGTCGTCCTGGGAGGGGCCGCTGCGCCCCCGTGCGTTCGACCTCGCCCGGCTGAACGCTCAGCATGCCTCGCCGTTCGAGGCCGCCGAGATCCTGTTCAACCAGCATGTCCGGCTGCGCTTCTGGCGTGCCCCGCAGGCGATGGACCATCTCGCCCGGAACGCCGATGGCGATGAGCTGATCTTCGTCCATCAGGGGTCCGGCGATCTCTTCTGCGACTACGGACACCTGACCTACAGAGCCGGCGACTACATCGTTCTCCCGCGCTCGACGATGTGGCGCATCGAGAGCCGCGAGCCGACCGTCTGCCTGCTGATCGAGGCGACGAACTCGACCTATATGCTTCCTGACAAGGGCATGCTCGGGGCGCATGCGATCTTCGACCCCGCGGTGCTCGAGACGCCGCAGATCGACGAGGCCTTCCGCGCGCAGCAGGGCGAGGCGGAGACACGCGTCGTCATCAAGCGTCGCAACGCGCTATCGGTCTGCACCTATCCGTTCAACCCGCTCGATGCGGTGGGCTGGCATGGCGATCTCGCGCCGGTGAAGCTGAACATCGAGCAGATCCGCCCCCTTGCATCGCACCGCTACCATCTGCCGCCGTCGGCGCACACGACCTTCGTGGCGAACCGGTTCGTGATCTGCACCTTCACGCCGAGACCCTTCGAGACCGACCCGGGCGCGCTGAAGGTGCCGTTCTTCCACAACAACGACGACTATGACGAGGTCCTGTTCTACCACGCAGGCGACTTCTTTTCGCGCGACAACATCCATGCCGGGATGATGACGCTGCACCCCTGCGGGTTCACCCATGGGCCGCACCCGAAAGCGCTCGAGCGTGCCTTCGTCCAGCCCAAGCCCGCCACCGACGAGTATGCGGTGATGCTCGATGCCCGCGACGCGCTCGAGATCGGCGCAGCGGCGCACGGCGTGGAGGTCGCGGGCTACGCCGACAGCTGGAAGGTCAAGCGCGCCGCGGAGTGACAGCTTGAAGCTCGCCACCCTGTCCGAAGGCGGGCGCGACGGCCGGCTAATCCTGGTGACGCGCGATCTCGAGCGCGCCGTGCGTTCCCGCACGGCGCCGACGCTCCAGGCCGCGCTCGATGACTGGGCACGCGTGGCACCGAGGCTCGAGGAGGAGGCCGCGGGACTCGAGGCAGGCGTTGTGGAAGGCGCGTTCCCTTTCGATCCGCGCGCCTGCAGGGCCCCGCTGCCGCGCGCCTATCAATGGGCGGACGGCTCCGCCTACCTCAACCATGTCGAGCTTGTCCGCCGCGCCCGCGGCGCCGAACTGCCGCCCGCTCTTCGCGACGACCCCCTGATGTATCAAGGCGGATCGGACGGCTTCCTGGGCCCGACCGACGACATCCCGCTCGGCGACGAGGCCTGGGGCCTCGACTTCGAGGCCGAGATCGCGGCGATCCTCGATGACGTTCCACAAGGCCCCACGGAAGAGGAGGCGCGCGCCTCGATCAGGCTGTTCGTCCTCGTGAACGACATCTCCCTGCGCAACCTGATCCCGGCTGAGCTCGCCAAGGGATTCGGCTTCTTCCAGTCGAAGCCCGCCTCGGCGTTGTCGCCGGTGGCGGTGACGCCGGACGAGCTCGGCCCGGCCTGGGATGGCGACCGCGTGCATGGCGCGGTTTTGTGCACGTTGAATGGGACCCTTTTCGGCCGACCTGACGCCGGCGTCGACATGGCCTTCGGATTCCCCCGCCTGATCGCGCACGCGGCGCGCACGCGAAGCCTCGGTGCCGGAACGATCCTCGGCGGCGGCACGGTCTCGAACCGCCAAGGCGGGCTCCATGGCGCAACCGTCGCGAACGGCGGGCGCGGCTTCGCCTGCATCGCCGAGCTGCGCATGTACGAACAGATCGAGACGGGAGCGGCACGAACGCCGTTCCTGCGCGCGGGCGACAGGATTCGAATCGAGATGGTCGATAAGAGTGGCCGAAGCGTCTTCGGTGCGATCGACCAGCGCGTGGTTCCGTTCCGGCGGTGGGTTGGATGAGCAAAGGCTTCGCAAGCACGGCTGATCTTGCCGAAAAGCGCGTGAGCTTCGACGAGATCGGCCCCGGTCTTTATGCCTACACGGCAGAGGGCGACCCGAACTCGGGCGTGATCATCGGCGATGATGCGGTGATGGTGGTCGACGCCCAGGCGACGCCCGCAATGGCCGCCGACGTGATCGCCCGGATCCGTACCGTCACCGACAAGCCGATCCGCTGGCTGGTGCTGAGCCATTACCATGCCGTTCGGGTGCTCGGCGCGAGCGCCTACCGCGCCGATCACATCGTCGCCTCCGCCCCGACGCGCGGGCTCATCGTCGAGCGCGGAGCGGCCGACATGGAGAGCGAGATCGGCCGCTTTCCGCGGCTGTTCCGGGGGCGGGAGACGATCCCCGGCCTGACTTGGCCGACGCTGACCTTCGCACGCGAGATCACGCTCTGGCTCGGCCGCCGTGAAGTGCGGATCCTTCATGTCGGGCGGGCGCATACGGCCGGCGACACGGTCGTCTGGCTGCCGCGGGAGCGTGTTCTGTTCGCTGGC from Elioraea tepida harbors:
- a CDS encoding ABC transporter permease; this encodes MLARTAPSSAFYHCDSAHPQRLQRALADLAKGFARWRLALSLARLDIRNRYRGSVLGPFWLTLSTAIMVCGIGLLYSQLFQMPLSAYLPFLTVSLLIWNMIAQTVSDACTSLVSAEAIIRQMPLPYTVHVLRFLLRNALIAAHNLPLILIVFLLFGVLPGWTALMALVGLGLIAVNAFAIGMFLGMICARFRDVQQIVASVMQLAFFLSPVLWKPELLNELQVLLPLNPFYVLMQTVRGPLLENGAPPLIWACAVLYTILTSAIAFGFFARFRARIAFWV
- a CDS encoding ABC transporter ATP-binding protein, with the protein product MPHIEAQGLSINFPLYHLGARSLKKRLMAAASIRLREDDSHRIVVVALRDLSFRINAGERVALVGSNGAGKTTLLRTLAGTYEPVAGRLEVEGTIGALLDPSAGMDPDATGRENIVLRGLFLGLSDAECKALVEEAGRFSGLNEFLDVPIRTYSAGMSIRLSFAVATLMSPQILLMDEWFLAGDADFMARASERLEKLVVGADILVLATHDMAIVRRWCTRVIRLASGRIEADGTVEEVLGPA
- a CDS encoding TRAP transporter large permease: MIGEMWTAFGVLFALIFLRMPIGCAMLAVGLVGFAELVSWRAAFAMLGTTVFEAARSYTLSVLPLFIVMGNLLTRAGVSRELFGAAYAVLGHRRGGLAMATILAAGGFSAVSGSSLATAATMAKVAMPEMRRYGYAPGFAAGAVAAGGTLGILIPPSVIMVIYGLLTQSDIGKLFIAGILPGLLGIAMYVGAAAVATAISRSLGPPGERHPLKERLRALRGVAPTLGLFAVILGGIYLGVFTPTEAAGIGAMVALGMALARRALRARELLEALVESGRTTAMLFTVIIGALVFGNLVNVAGFPDLLREIVERSGLGPWSVVTVIAAIYLVLGCALESLSMILLTVPVFYPLVQVLEFGLDPDSVLIWFGIVVVVATEISLLTPPVGMNVFVLRGLLPDVSLRTIYRGVTPFWLADILRLGVILYIPSLSLALPRLM
- a CDS encoding TRAP transporter small permease, whose amino-acid sequence is MTARSSAERVVGPGRLAAGLLVALALAAMAVVTALDVIGRYLLNAPLPGSYELVGLLLAITVFAALPLATLGREHVVVDVLDHLLPPRLVALQRAVTEAAAGAVLAVLAWQLWLRGERLALEHATTNLLAIPLAPVAFLMAAFTALAAAAMVILAGVSLRERSSVRTG
- a CDS encoding TRAP transporter substrate-binding protein, with protein sequence MQGRTPRRMLLGAIGALPLFSIARPLAAQGVTLSFSSWLPPRHPIVENAFRPWMEQVRQVTDGRVTVRLLAQPLGGPPAHFDLVRDGVADLGYSLHSFIPGDRFLLQRAFEFSFLGDDAETLSVAYWNAFERTLRKADEHRGVHVLGLFTHGPGNIHTKPRPVMQPGDLTGLRFRVPGGHASDLIQALGGVPVQAPAGQIFEMLSRGVVDGVTITYEAITSFRLTEHVRFTTTLPGGIYNTSWFFVINEAKWNAIAPRDREAISTVSGEAFARLIGKAWNAADRAAIEQMRAAGITIVEGSEALVRAVRRASAALESRWVEAARGRGVDGAALLAEIRAATGVRPPA
- a CDS encoding MarR family winged helix-turn-helix transcriptional regulator, whose protein sequence is MQRLSRREPEDAGQAGDETAPFLLERFLPYELSVTANKVSRLFAHFYAERFGLSIPEWRCLAVIGRYAPVAATAIAERTAMDKVKVSRAVASLLAKDLVRRGPHPADRRLGLLAFTAKGRRVYEQIVPFARRLEADLMAVLGPADRAALSAMLGRIAARAEALDTARLDRAVPD
- a CDS encoding homogentisate 1,2-dioxygenase, with the protein product MKHYIRFPRMEGQTSRQAHADLPAGTFERELGKEGFFGPATHMYHRHPPTGWSSWEGPLRPRAFDLARLNAQHASPFEAAEILFNQHVRLRFWRAPQAMDHLARNADGDELIFVHQGSGDLFCDYGHLTYRAGDYIVLPRSTMWRIESREPTVCLLIEATNSTYMLPDKGMLGAHAIFDPAVLETPQIDEAFRAQQGEAETRVVIKRRNALSVCTYPFNPLDAVGWHGDLAPVKLNIEQIRPLASHRYHLPPSAHTTFVANRFVICTFTPRPFETDPGALKVPFFHNNDDYDEVLFYHAGDFFSRDNIHAGMMTLHPCGFTHGPHPKALERAFVQPKPATDEYAVMLDARDALEIGAAAHGVEVAGYADSWKVKRAAE
- a CDS encoding fumarylacetoacetate hydrolase family protein, whose amino-acid sequence is MKLATLSEGGRDGRLILVTRDLERAVRSRTAPTLQAALDDWARVAPRLEEEAAGLEAGVVEGAFPFDPRACRAPLPRAYQWADGSAYLNHVELVRRARGAELPPALRDDPLMYQGGSDGFLGPTDDIPLGDEAWGLDFEAEIAAILDDVPQGPTEEEARASIRLFVLVNDISLRNLIPAELAKGFGFFQSKPASALSPVAVTPDELGPAWDGDRVHGAVLCTLNGTLFGRPDAGVDMAFGFPRLIAHAARTRSLGAGTILGGGTVSNRQGGLHGATVANGGRGFACIAELRMYEQIETGAARTPFLRAGDRIRIEMVDKSGRSVFGAIDQRVVPFRRWVG
- a CDS encoding MBL fold metallo-hydrolase encodes the protein MSKGFASTADLAEKRVSFDEIGPGLYAYTAEGDPNSGVIIGDDAVMVVDAQATPAMAADVIARIRTVTDKPIRWLVLSHYHAVRVLGASAYRADHIVASAPTRGLIVERGAADMESEIGRFPRLFRGRETIPGLTWPTLTFAREITLWLGRREVRILHVGRAHTAGDTVVWLPRERVLFAGDTVEFGATPYCGDAHFGDWPGTLSALRALDPAAMVPGRGSALTTREDCALAIEGTEAFTTRLYALVRAYAERGAPLKEAYDAAITAMRPEFGHWVIFDHCMPFNVSRAYDEALGIDRPRVWTAARDRALWNALEGDGQAKA